From Humisphaera borealis, the proteins below share one genomic window:
- a CDS encoding response regulator, translating to MSYTVLTVDDSPMTRAMIRKTLQMTGLPVTQLLEATNGNEGLEVAQAIRVDLLLADLNMPVMDGVEMIRRLSADPASKSVPVVVISADSDETRRAELRGMGVRGFVSKPFTPEKLREIFTSILGAA from the coding sequence ATGAGCTACACGGTCTTAACAGTCGATGACTCGCCGATGACTCGCGCGATGATTCGCAAAACCCTCCAGATGACTGGGCTGCCTGTGACGCAGCTCCTGGAAGCCACCAACGGCAACGAGGGGCTCGAGGTCGCACAGGCGATCCGGGTCGACCTGCTGCTGGCAGACCTGAACATGCCCGTCATGGATGGCGTCGAGATGATCCGCCGGCTCTCAGCCGATCCGGCATCCAAGTCGGTGCCCGTCGTTGTGATCTCGGCCGACTCCGACGAGACCCGCCGTGCCGAACTCCGGGGCATGGGTGTTCGCGGCTTCGTCAGCAAGCCATTCACGCCGGAGAAGTTGCGGGAGATCTTTACCTCGATCCTGGGAGCCGCATGA
- a CDS encoding chemotaxis protein CheX, which translates to MSATATESTTQSLAQRVAEALELMAFIIAEPLASPGDVEPNAVVTAVGFFGAANGKLEMLCPLDLGRALMANVEVAGNHDPDQLAREALCELANIVCGSFVGQEFASLGTTTLTLPSQEVLRAESSADWDQALAMDADGMQIRVRLIKHGAV; encoded by the coding sequence ATGAGCGCCACAGCAACCGAATCCACGACACAGTCACTTGCCCAGCGCGTTGCCGAAGCGCTGGAGCTGATGGCATTCATCATCGCCGAGCCGCTGGCTTCGCCCGGAGACGTTGAGCCCAACGCGGTTGTCACCGCGGTAGGCTTCTTTGGTGCGGCCAATGGCAAACTCGAGATGCTCTGCCCGCTCGATCTGGGCCGGGCGCTGATGGCGAATGTCGAGGTCGCCGGCAATCACGACCCGGACCAGCTGGCTCGCGAGGCTCTCTGCGAGCTGGCTAATATCGTCTGCGGTTCGTTCGTCGGGCAGGAGTTCGCAAGCCTCGGAACGACCACACTGACACTTCCCAGCCAGGAAGTGCTGCGAGCCGAATCGTCTGCCGATTGGGACCAGGCGTTGGCCATGGACGCCGACGGAATGCAGATCCGGGTACGACTCATCAAGCACGGAGCGGTGTGA
- a CDS encoding N-acetylglucosamine-6-phosphate deacetylase, whose amino-acid sequence MTAEAPRDLVKRVDALHYATGHPVSIGIDGGIIRSVEPIAAPEGTRPRAPTFVGPGLVDLQVNGYLGRDFNRPPISPETIGDSVRLLWQQGVTSFYPTIITNSPDAIAQAAGDIARACEADRVTADGIAGIHLEGPFISPEDGARGAHALQYVRAPDWDLISRWQDASDGRVKIVTMSPEWPESSGFIERCVAGGITVSIGHTSATPEQIAAAVAAGARLSTHLGNGAHLMLPRHPNYLWEQLAQDELWTCVIADGFHLPDQVLKVILKVKGDKAIVVSDAVSLAGMPAGTYTQPVGGDVVLTPEGRLHLASNPRLLAGSAQMLPHHISHLIGRGLATSADAWDMASVRPASLMGRPQSAGIAVGAPADLVLFTADNGGVRIVETIKAGRRAGGPSEASINTSKITG is encoded by the coding sequence ATGACAGCGGAGGCACCACGAGATCTGGTGAAGCGTGTGGACGCCCTGCACTACGCCACCGGACATCCCGTCTCGATCGGCATCGACGGCGGCATTATTCGCTCGGTAGAACCGATCGCCGCACCGGAGGGCACCCGACCGCGCGCCCCTACGTTTGTCGGCCCCGGCCTGGTTGATCTGCAGGTGAACGGTTACCTCGGCCGCGATTTCAATCGTCCGCCGATCTCACCGGAGACCATCGGCGACTCGGTTCGCCTGCTGTGGCAGCAGGGCGTCACGTCCTTTTACCCGACCATCATCACCAACTCGCCTGATGCGATCGCGCAGGCGGCCGGAGACATTGCTCGCGCTTGTGAAGCCGATCGTGTGACGGCCGACGGTATTGCCGGAATCCATCTCGAAGGCCCGTTTATTTCGCCGGAAGATGGTGCGCGCGGTGCACATGCATTGCAGTACGTTCGCGCGCCAGATTGGGACCTGATCTCTCGCTGGCAGGATGCGTCCGACGGCAGAGTGAAGATTGTGACGATGTCGCCGGAGTGGCCGGAAAGCTCGGGGTTTATCGAGCGATGCGTGGCCGGTGGAATCACCGTATCGATCGGCCACACCTCGGCGACCCCGGAGCAGATTGCCGCCGCCGTCGCTGCCGGGGCGCGCCTATCGACACATCTGGGCAACGGCGCTCACCTGATGCTTCCCCGGCACCCGAATTACCTTTGGGAGCAACTCGCCCAGGACGAGCTTTGGACCTGCGTCATTGCTGACGGGTTCCACCTTCCCGACCAGGTGTTGAAGGTGATTCTCAAGGTCAAGGGTGACAAGGCGATCGTCGTCAGTGACGCTGTGTCGCTCGCCGGAATGCCCGCCGGCACTTACACACAGCCAGTTGGCGGCGATGTCGTGCTAACGCCGGAAGGGCGGCTGCACCTGGCTTCCAATCCCAGGCTGCTGGCTGGCTCCGCCCAGATGCTGCCTCATCACATCAGTCATCTCATCGGCCGAGGCCTGGCGACGTCTGCCGACGCGTGGGACATGGCATCGGTCCGCCCGGCGTCGCTGATGGGGCGTCCCCAGTCTGCGGGAATCGCTGTGGGTGCCCCGGCCGACCTGGTCTTGTTTACGGCTGACAATGGCGGGGTCAGAATCGTGGAGACGATCAAGGCCGGCCGCCGTGCGGGCGGGCCGTCGGAAGCCTCGATCAACACTTCGAAGATCACGGGCTAA
- a CDS encoding glucosamine-6-phosphate deaminase encodes MPVTPSLAGSSPVNERTVDRLKVKAFATRQAMGAAAGSDVATRLKALLATKVTVRMIFAAAPSQNETLSTLAATNGIDWSRVTAFHMDEYIGLATDAPQRFGQYLRRHIFDLVRPGVVNFIDSANDAAAECRRYGDLLRAGPIDIVCLGIGENGHIAFNDPPVAKFDDAETIKVVELDDACRQQQVNDGCFPSFASVPTHALTLTIPTLMSGTHLFCSVPGPTKRNAVTRTLNGAIGTECPSTVLRRHADCTMYVDKDSYAGA; translated from the coding sequence ATGCCCGTGACCCCTTCACTCGCAGGAAGTTCGCCAGTGAATGAGCGAACCGTAGACAGGCTTAAGGTCAAGGCATTCGCTACTCGACAGGCGATGGGCGCAGCCGCGGGTTCGGATGTCGCAACTCGCCTGAAGGCTTTGCTGGCGACCAAGGTCACCGTACGCATGATCTTCGCCGCGGCGCCTTCGCAGAACGAAACGCTCTCCACGCTGGCCGCGACGAACGGCATCGACTGGTCGCGCGTGACGGCGTTCCACATGGACGAATACATCGGCCTGGCGACCGATGCGCCGCAACGGTTCGGCCAGTATCTTCGGCGGCACATCTTTGACCTGGTTCGGCCTGGCGTGGTGAACTTCATCGACAGCGCCAACGACGCCGCGGCCGAGTGCCGAAGGTACGGCGACTTACTTCGCGCCGGGCCGATCGACATCGTCTGCCTGGGCATTGGCGAGAACGGTCATATTGCATTCAATGACCCGCCGGTCGCGAAGTTCGACGACGCCGAAACGATCAAGGTAGTCGAGCTCGACGACGCCTGTCGCCAGCAGCAAGTGAACGACGGCTGCTTCCCGAGTTTTGCTTCGGTGCCGACGCACGCGCTGACGCTGACGATTCCGACTTTGATGTCGGGCACGCACCTTTTTTGCAGCGTCCCCGGCCCAACCAAGCGAAACGCCGTGACCCGCACGCTCAACGGCGCGATCGGCACGGAGTGCCCCAGCACGGTCCTGCGACGACATGCGGACTGCACGATGTATGTGGACAAGGACTCTTACGCGGGCGCGTGA
- a CDS encoding chemotaxis protein CheX yields MNVITAKRETPAGPSATKVCGQRLSLTLPFVDAIAQLFEKMLGCPVEVSELSATTSRSAPTDICGRIDFSGEYRGNMCLRLEPAAAHAMGKAFTGMTFDLHSAEMADTVGELSNMIAGAAKAKLGIRTRISVPKVWIGVEIDPPAPVGAVIPCRVGDASFSVEITLVQQQAA; encoded by the coding sequence ATGAATGTAATCACTGCAAAGCGGGAGACGCCGGCCGGACCATCGGCAACAAAGGTGTGCGGCCAACGGCTTTCGCTGACGCTGCCCTTCGTCGATGCGATCGCCCAGCTTTTCGAAAAGATGCTGGGTTGCCCGGTCGAAGTCTCCGAGCTCTCCGCGACGACGAGCCGATCGGCGCCGACTGACATCTGCGGCCGCATCGACTTTTCCGGCGAGTATCGCGGCAATATGTGCCTGCGGCTCGAGCCGGCCGCCGCGCACGCGATGGGAAAAGCGTTTACAGGCATGACCTTTGATCTGCACAGTGCGGAGATGGCGGATACGGTCGGTGAACTGTCCAACATGATTGCCGGTGCCGCCAAGGCGAAGCTTGGTATTCGCACGCGAATTTCTGTCCCAAAGGTTTGGATCGGCGTGGAAATCGATCCTCCCGCACCGGTCGGCGCGGTCATTCCGTGTCGTGTCGGTGATGCGTCGTTCTCAGTTGAAATTACTCTCGTCCAGCAGCAGGCAGCGTGA
- a CDS encoding protein-glutamate methylesterase/protein-glutamine glutaminase, translating into MAAVSPVIQSVTPARKSSAIRVLIVDDSAVVRQILTRELGKLPGIEVVGAAPDPFVARQMIVDLSPDVLTLDVEMPRMDGITFLQKLMAARPMPVIVVSSLTATGTETALAAMDAGAVDVVGKPGSAYEINGMAAEIGAKVRVAARSRPMPQHRTERPASPTAMARTTDRVLAIGASTGGVQALSEVLAAFPPNAPGTVIVQHMPPKFTASFASRLNQLCGVQVKEAANGDSVVPGRVLIAPGGMHTVLRRSGASYYVEVKDGPQVHHQKPSVDVLFDSVAKSAGSNSVGAILTGMGADGAAGLLKMRQAGAYTVAQDQATSVVYGMPAEAVRMNAATEVLPLGRIAATLMERACCPA; encoded by the coding sequence ATGGCGGCAGTGTCCCCAGTGATCCAGTCTGTGACGCCGGCGCGCAAGTCATCCGCAATCCGGGTGCTGATCGTCGACGACTCGGCGGTCGTAAGGCAGATTCTGACCCGCGAACTGGGCAAGCTGCCCGGCATCGAAGTGGTCGGGGCCGCGCCCGATCCGTTTGTCGCGCGGCAGATGATCGTCGATCTTTCGCCCGACGTGCTGACACTCGACGTCGAAATGCCGCGGATGGACGGCATCACGTTCCTGCAGAAGCTGATGGCAGCCCGGCCAATGCCGGTGATCGTCGTCAGCTCCCTTACCGCCACCGGCACGGAAACCGCCCTGGCCGCAATGGACGCCGGGGCAGTTGATGTCGTCGGGAAACCCGGATCGGCGTACGAGATCAACGGCATGGCGGCCGAAATCGGCGCCAAGGTTCGCGTGGCCGCCCGATCCCGGCCGATGCCGCAACACCGTACCGAGCGCCCGGCCTCGCCGACCGCGATGGCTCGAACGACGGACCGGGTTCTGGCGATCGGGGCCTCGACCGGCGGCGTGCAGGCCCTGTCGGAAGTTCTCGCGGCATTCCCGCCGAACGCACCGGGGACCGTGATCGTTCAGCACATGCCGCCAAAGTTTACGGCGTCGTTCGCCTCAAGGCTCAACCAGCTGTGCGGCGTGCAGGTCAAGGAAGCCGCCAACGGCGACAGCGTTGTGCCCGGCCGTGTCCTGATCGCGCCGGGTGGTATGCACACGGTGCTGCGGCGGTCCGGAGCGAGCTACTACGTTGAAGTCAAGGACGGGCCCCAGGTGCATCACCAGAAGCCGAGCGTCGATGTGCTATTCGACTCGGTCGCCAAGTCGGCCGGATCAAACTCTGTCGGAGCCATCCTGACGGGAATGGGTGCCGATGGTGCCGCCGGATTGCTGAAGATGCGCCAGGCCGGTGCGTACACGGTGGCCCAGGACCAGGCAACGTCGGTTGTCTATGGCATGCCTGCGGAAGCCGTTCGAATGAATGCCGCAACCGAAGTCCTGCCGCTGGGGCGAATCGCGGCAACGTTGATGGAGCGGGCGTGCTGCCCGGCCTGA
- a CDS encoding N,N-dimethylformamidase beta subunit family domain-containing protein, with the protein MTNREPRSPRPYRSKSIARRDLLKSSAVIGAAAAFPRASAAATKGGMIAAENAKTGTGDWQLTYVRPDRKDAVRTSRIEGYCSHTSVRAGETIAFHLSTTPASNVTIDLYRMGYYQGLGGRHVKTIGPIAVKPQVIPERGVNRLRECRWPVTAEFTVPGDFVSGVYLGKLSCDVHRYQSYVVFIVRDDRPADLLFQCSDNTWQAYNKWPESDSLYDTDPPNKALNGTTRVSFDRPYGRYPQVVDQALSFGSGEFLCWEFPLCYWLESQGYDVSYISNHDTHAGGERLTRGRVFLSVGHDEYWTLQMFQNVKSAIAGGMSAAFLSGNSACFAAPLVASTDGRPDRVFHRAGRFGNLTDLEKLQMGPFDLDGLDLPNESSIIGARTVTPFNGSGDWTVAPGMANHWLFAGTGMKAGESIPGLVGWEFHGDPAKIAGLEVVATDTTINSAEKTATFTATVYPGPKGNWVFNASTIFWSMGLSQPPGLVPPISHYGRPHGPDARVQRITSNFLGKCGVQSTPA; encoded by the coding sequence ATGACAAACAGAGAGCCCAGGAGTCCTCGCCCGTATCGATCGAAGTCCATCGCGCGTCGCGATCTGCTGAAGTCGTCGGCGGTGATCGGAGCGGCGGCAGCCTTTCCGCGAGCCTCCGCGGCTGCGACCAAAGGCGGCATGATCGCCGCTGAGAACGCCAAAACGGGCACCGGCGATTGGCAACTGACCTATGTCCGGCCGGATCGCAAGGACGCCGTCCGAACGAGCCGGATCGAAGGTTACTGCTCGCACACCAGCGTCCGCGCCGGCGAGACGATCGCGTTCCACCTCAGCACCACACCGGCGTCGAACGTCACGATCGATTTATACCGGATGGGCTACTACCAGGGCCTCGGCGGACGACATGTAAAGACGATCGGGCCGATCGCCGTCAAACCGCAAGTGATTCCCGAGCGGGGCGTCAACCGGCTGCGCGAGTGCCGCTGGCCGGTGACGGCCGAGTTCACGGTGCCGGGCGACTTCGTCAGTGGCGTCTACCTCGGCAAGCTCTCGTGCGACGTCCATCGCTATCAGAGTTACGTCGTGTTCATCGTCCGGGACGACCGGCCGGCCGATCTGCTGTTCCAGTGCAGCGACAACACATGGCAGGCATACAACAAGTGGCCCGAAAGCGATTCGCTCTACGACACCGATCCGCCGAACAAAGCGCTCAACGGCACAACCCGCGTCAGCTTCGATCGCCCTTATGGGCGGTACCCGCAGGTGGTCGATCAGGCCCTATCCTTCGGAAGCGGCGAGTTTCTCTGCTGGGAGTTTCCGCTGTGCTACTGGCTGGAAAGCCAAGGGTATGATGTCAGCTACATATCCAATCACGACACGCACGCCGGCGGCGAACGGCTGACGCGGGGAAGGGTCTTCCTCTCCGTCGGGCACGATGAGTACTGGACACTGCAGATGTTCCAGAACGTCAAGTCGGCGATTGCCGGGGGAATGTCGGCGGCGTTTCTGTCGGGGAACTCGGCCTGCTTTGCAGCGCCCCTGGTGGCTTCGACCGACGGGCGGCCCGATCGGGTTTTCCACCGCGCCGGTCGGTTTGGGAATCTGACCGATCTGGAAAAGCTGCAGATGGGGCCGTTCGATCTGGACGGTCTGGACCTGCCCAACGAAAGCTCGATCATCGGTGCCCGCACGGTAACGCCGTTCAACGGGTCGGGCGACTGGACCGTGGCACCCGGCATGGCCAACCATTGGCTGTTCGCCGGTACGGGTATGAAGGCAGGCGAAAGCATTCCGGGTCTTGTCGGTTGGGAGTTCCACGGCGACCCGGCGAAGATCGCCGGTCTGGAAGTGGTCGCGACCGACACGACCATCAACTCTGCCGAGAAGACGGCGACGTTTACCGCGACGGTATATCCCGGCCCGAAAGGGAACTGGGTGTTCAACGCCTCAACCATTTTCTGGAGCATGGGCCTGAGCCAGCCGCCGGGATTGGTGCCACCGATCAGCCATTACGGTCGACCGCACGGGCCTGATGCGCGGGTGCAAAGGATCACGTCGAACTTTCTGGGTAAGTGTGGCGTCCAGTCGACACCCGCTTGA
- a CDS encoding response regulator: MKILLVDDSQMMRGVQRKMLEKIGAEFLEAGHGADALAAIAKSGPVALIICDWNMPTMDGITFVRALRAIDKNTPIIMCTTETEKPRIIEALKAGVNNYLVKPFTPESFIQKVVQTLQKSKETAATAA; this comes from the coding sequence ATGAAAATTCTTCTCGTCGACGATTCTCAAATGATGCGGGGCGTTCAGCGCAAGATGCTGGAAAAGATCGGCGCCGAGTTTCTCGAAGCCGGTCACGGTGCCGACGCGCTGGCGGCGATCGCCAAGTCGGGGCCGGTCGCGCTGATCATCTGCGACTGGAACATGCCCACCATGGACGGCATTACGTTCGTTCGCGCACTCCGCGCGATCGACAAGAACACGCCGATCATCATGTGCACCACCGAAACGGAGAAGCCTCGGATCATCGAGGCGCTCAAGGCCGGCGTGAACAACTACCTCGTCAAGCCTTTCACGCCGGAATCGTTCATCCAGAAGGTCGTGCAGACGCTCCAGAAGTCCAAGGAAACCGCGGCAACGGCCGCATAA
- a CDS encoding sugar phosphate isomerase/epimerase family protein, whose product MDFQRVGILSDEVSARFDEALDWIAGNGLRHTEVRVVDGVNIATLADDQVRRVRDRVESRGLFVSGISSPVFKCALDPSRPVASGDRFGQQEESVAAHFDKLARVIEIAKLLGTRRIRIFSFWREIEPANHRAEIIAQLRRAADIAAKHDVLLLLENEPSCNGGFAAEVSDLVRGVNSPSLRALWDPGNEVYGGREAFPAGYEHVKDVLAHVHLKDAYHRKDGSARCVPMGSGDLALLAQLRALKADGYDGLFTIETHFIPAGCPQKTGSQLSLDALRTIWKEI is encoded by the coding sequence ATGGATTTTCAGCGCGTAGGCATTCTCAGTGATGAAGTGTCGGCCCGGTTTGATGAGGCCCTCGACTGGATTGCGGGTAACGGCCTGCGGCATACGGAAGTCAGGGTGGTGGACGGCGTCAACATCGCGACGCTCGCCGACGACCAGGTCCGGCGCGTGCGAGATCGTGTCGAATCACGCGGGCTTTTCGTTTCGGGCATTTCTTCCCCCGTCTTCAAATGTGCACTTGATCCCTCGCGTCCTGTGGCGTCCGGCGACCGGTTCGGACAGCAGGAAGAATCTGTCGCGGCCCATTTCGACAAGCTCGCGAGGGTGATCGAGATCGCGAAGCTGCTGGGTACCCGGCGCATCCGGATCTTTTCATTCTGGCGGGAGATCGAGCCGGCCAACCATCGGGCGGAGATCATCGCCCAGCTTCGCCGAGCGGCAGATATCGCAGCAAAGCACGACGTCCTTCTACTGCTGGAGAACGAACCGTCTTGCAACGGAGGCTTCGCCGCCGAGGTCTCCGACCTTGTCCGGGGCGTCAATTCGCCGTCACTGCGGGCACTCTGGGATCCGGGCAACGAAGTCTATGGCGGCCGCGAAGCGTTTCCCGCAGGTTACGAACACGTCAAAGATGTCCTGGCTCATGTCCATCTGAAGGACGCCTACCACCGTAAAGACGGATCGGCGCGATGTGTGCCGATGGGGTCTGGCGATCTGGCCCTGCTGGCCCAACTCAGGGCGCTTAAGGCTGACGGTTACGACGGCTTGTTTACCATCGAGACACATTTCATTCCGGCCGGCTGCCCGCAGAAGACTGGAAGCCAGCTGTCGCTGGACGCACTTCGCACGATCTGGAAGGAGATTTAG
- a CDS encoding PVC-type heme-binding CxxCH protein: protein MSLRSCCLAVVLITIPARSVGAGEVTLGGRTLQVAEGFEVELVASAPLVERPISVSLDDQGRLYVTDSGGMSEKAEKQLAAKPHRIRRLVDSDGDGKFDTSTMFADRMMFPEGCLWHEGSLYVAAPPEIWKLTDADGDGVAEKREVWFDGKTLTGCGNDLHGPYLGRDGWFYWCKGAFAEQTHALVGDRKLVTKASHIFRSRPDGSRLESVLTGGMDNPVGVAFLSTGERILSCTFFQQPAAGRRDGLIHAIYGGVYGKQHDVLRGHIVTGGLMPVLSHQGAAAPAGIIAGTQSLWGGGHRDNLLACYFNLRKVVLHELIADGATYKTKDTDLLASEHPDFHPTDVLEDSDGSLLVVDTGGWYKVCCPTSVLARPDVMGAIYRIRKKGQAKVADPYGRSIAWPSLDEPALAALLADDRGAVRRRAAGELIRGGEKSVAALAEVIRSHRSATVRREAIWALSRIDVPAARAANRAALLIDPAVAHAAISAASLWRDRDAVDDLLTHVLGEDPALARAAAEALGRIGDRRAVPALLEAAGKLGDFEPDASGAPANPATRILEHSLIYALIEIGDAGGTLAGLSSPSDSRRRVGLVALDQMKDGGLASDKVLPLLDSGTARMRRTAAWIVGHHPEWGDAASLHFGRRLESPPATEAAQLELAELLARLSTSPAVSRLMTSVLDGRSATGTRNVVYRAMAAAGLAETPTDWLDRLAAVLPDVPEHELPLAVSVARSLPQPKAGRVSLQNALRKIGGSPTVAEAVRVDALLGAGTPKDVDAELFADLTGWLAPTQPLQVRGGAAAMLARAGLTADQQLALAETLRGVGPMELPKLLPAFERGAIGQPLGEKLVASLKASPGKKGLRSDVLKATLAKYPQTIRDAGELLLKELNASAAEQSAHLDKLLSELPKGDFSRGQAVFLGKKASCINCHAVGYLGGRLGPDLTNIGKTRSERDLLEAIVFPSVSFVRGYDPVYVDIRGEDKIVGIVTTESRDEIVVATGPQDVRRLPRSQVIDIRPSPLSLMPDGMEAAMTKQELADVIAFLKEVRR, encoded by the coding sequence ATGTCGCTACGTAGCTGTTGCCTGGCCGTCGTGCTCATCACTATTCCCGCACGCAGCGTCGGTGCCGGCGAAGTGACGCTAGGCGGCAGAACACTTCAGGTCGCCGAGGGATTTGAAGTCGAACTGGTCGCGTCAGCGCCGCTCGTCGAACGGCCGATCTCTGTATCGCTCGACGATCAGGGGCGTCTGTACGTCACCGATTCCGGCGGGATGTCGGAGAAGGCGGAGAAGCAGCTCGCCGCAAAGCCTCACCGCATTCGTCGCCTGGTCGATTCTGATGGTGACGGCAAGTTCGATACCAGCACCATGTTCGCCGACCGGATGATGTTCCCTGAAGGTTGCCTTTGGCACGAAGGTTCGCTGTACGTCGCCGCGCCACCGGAAATCTGGAAGCTCACCGATGCCGACGGAGACGGGGTAGCCGAGAAACGCGAAGTATGGTTTGACGGCAAGACCCTCACCGGATGCGGGAACGACCTGCACGGCCCGTACCTCGGCCGCGACGGGTGGTTCTACTGGTGCAAGGGAGCGTTCGCCGAGCAAACGCACGCTCTCGTCGGCGACAGGAAGCTTGTTACCAAGGCGTCGCACATCTTCCGCAGCCGGCCGGACGGATCTCGCCTGGAATCGGTCCTCACCGGCGGAATGGATAACCCCGTCGGCGTTGCGTTTCTATCCACCGGCGAGCGCATCTTGAGCTGCACGTTCTTCCAGCAGCCGGCGGCAGGGCGGCGAGATGGGTTGATTCATGCCATCTACGGAGGAGTTTACGGCAAGCAGCATGATGTGCTGAGGGGCCACATTGTCACCGGCGGTCTGATGCCGGTGTTGTCCCATCAGGGTGCGGCGGCACCGGCGGGAATCATCGCCGGTACTCAGAGTCTCTGGGGCGGTGGGCACCGCGACAACCTGCTCGCATGCTATTTCAACCTGCGCAAAGTCGTTCTCCATGAACTGATCGCTGACGGGGCCACTTACAAAACGAAGGACACAGACCTGCTCGCGAGCGAGCACCCCGATTTCCACCCGACGGATGTGCTCGAAGACTCGGACGGAAGCCTGCTCGTTGTCGATACCGGCGGGTGGTACAAGGTGTGCTGTCCGACATCGGTGCTCGCCCGCCCCGACGTCATGGGCGCGATCTACCGGATCCGCAAGAAGGGGCAGGCGAAGGTGGCTGACCCGTACGGCAGGTCTATCGCCTGGCCGTCACTGGATGAACCCGCACTGGCTGCACTTCTCGCCGACGACCGTGGGGCAGTACGTCGGCGGGCGGCGGGCGAGCTGATCCGCGGCGGAGAGAAGTCGGTCGCTGCGCTGGCCGAAGTGATCCGATCGCATCGCTCGGCCACCGTCCGCCGCGAGGCGATCTGGGCTCTGTCACGGATCGACGTTCCGGCGGCGCGAGCGGCCAATCGGGCGGCGCTTCTGATCGACCCGGCCGTGGCTCACGCCGCCATTTCTGCCGCAAGCCTCTGGCGTGACCGCGACGCCGTAGACGACCTGCTGACGCACGTGCTGGGCGAAGACCCGGCGCTGGCGCGGGCCGCGGCCGAAGCGCTCGGCCGTATCGGCGATCGCCGTGCCGTGCCGGCGCTGCTGGAAGCCGCAGGAAAGCTGGGCGACTTCGAACCCGACGCCAGCGGCGCCCCGGCCAACCCGGCTACGCGCATTCTGGAACACAGCCTGATTTATGCGCTGATCGAGATCGGCGACGCCGGGGGCACGCTGGCCGGGCTTTCCAGCCCCTCGGATTCCCGGCGGCGGGTGGGGCTTGTGGCGCTCGACCAGATGAAGGACGGCGGTCTTGCTTCGGACAAGGTTCTTCCACTGCTGGACAGCGGTACGGCGAGGATGCGCCGGACGGCCGCCTGGATTGTCGGCCATCACCCCGAGTGGGGCGACGCCGCGAGCCTGCACTTCGGCAGACGATTGGAATCGCCGCCGGCGACGGAAGCAGCACAGCTGGAACTGGCCGAGTTGCTCGCCCGCCTGAGTACTTCGCCGGCGGTATCGCGACTGATGACGAGTGTCCTCGATGGTCGATCCGCCACGGGAACGCGCAACGTCGTCTACCGTGCGATGGCGGCGGCCGGCCTGGCAGAGACACCGACCGATTGGCTCGACAGGTTGGCCGCCGTCCTGCCTGACGTACCGGAACATGAACTTCCGCTGGCCGTTTCAGTTGCCCGGTCACTGCCGCAACCCAAGGCCGGTCGCGTTTCCCTTCAGAATGCGCTACGGAAGATCGGCGGCAGCCCCACTGTCGCAGAGGCGGTTCGGGTCGATGCCCTTCTCGGTGCCGGAACGCCAAAGGACGTCGATGCTGAACTCTTCGCCGACCTGACTGGATGGCTTGCGCCCACCCAGCCGCTTCAGGTTCGTGGCGGTGCGGCCGCAATGCTCGCCCGCGCGGGTCTTACGGCCGATCAGCAGCTTGCACTGGCCGAGACGCTGCGGGGGGTCGGGCCGATGGAACTGCCAAAGCTGCTCCCGGCTTTCGAGCGAGGTGCGATCGGTCAGCCGCTCGGAGAGAAGCTGGTGGCGTCGCTGAAGGCGTCGCCGGGTAAGAAGGGACTGCGCTCCGATGTCCTCAAGGCGACGCTGGCCAAGTACCCGCAAACCATACGCGACGCGGGTGAGTTGCTGCTAAAGGAACTCAACGCCAGCGCCGCAGAACAGAGTGCCCACCTCGACAAGTTGCTGTCCGAACTGCCCAAGGGAGATTTCAGCCGGGGTCAGGCTGTGTTCCTTGGCAAGAAGGCGTCGTGCATCAACTGCCACGCCGTGGGATACCTGGGCGGCCGGCTGGGGCCGGACCTGACCAACATCGGCAAGACGCGCAGCGAGCGCGATCTGCTGGAGGCGATCGTCTTCCCCAGCGTCAGCTTCGTTCGCGGGTACGACCCCGTCTACGTGGACATCCGCGGCGAAGACAAGATCGTCGGCATCGTCACGACAGAATCGCGCGACGAGATCGTCGTCGCCACAGGCCCGCAGGACGTCCGCCGTTTGCCGCGAAGCCAGGTGATCGACATCCGTCCGAGCCCGTTGTCGCTGATGCCCGATGGCATGGAAGCGGCGATGACGAAGCAGGAACTGGCTGACGTGATCGCCTTCCTGAAGGAGGTACGGCGATGA